In one Mycobacterium sp. NBC_00419 genomic region, the following are encoded:
- a CDS encoding MFS transporter, whose amino-acid sequence MTPTRRVLSFTLLAYAFAAIMAGTTLPTPLYALYSQRMHFEVLTTTVIYASYAGGVLVALLVFGRWSDAVGRRPILLAGTACALASAAVFLAADSVPALLVGRVLSGLSAGLFTGTATAAVIEAAPPAWRDRAPAVATVANIGGLGAGPVLAGVLAQYAPAPLQLTFVVHIVLAVLATVAVLLVPETSSRTGTIGFQRLSVPPEVRSVFVPAALAAFAGFSVTGLFTSVAPSFLAHIVGIDNHALAGVIAGSIFGASAVAQIAAARVAPQRAVALGCAILAAGMAILVVALVFSSLAGLVAAAVVSGVGQGISFSRGLAAVAERTPADRRAEVSSTYFVVAYIAISVPVISEGFAAQALGLRHSGIAFAIAVGVLALGCLAAILRQESRSGNPSAATLSADRSG is encoded by the coding sequence ATGACCCCCACCCGGCGAGTGCTCTCGTTCACACTACTGGCCTACGCATTCGCCGCGATCATGGCCGGCACCACCCTGCCCACACCGCTGTACGCGCTGTATTCGCAGCGCATGCACTTTGAAGTGCTGACGACGACAGTCATCTACGCCAGTTATGCCGGTGGCGTGCTGGTGGCGCTGCTGGTGTTCGGTCGGTGGTCGGACGCGGTGGGACGGCGCCCGATACTGCTGGCGGGCACGGCGTGCGCCCTGGCCAGCGCCGCGGTGTTCCTGGCCGCGGATTCGGTTCCGGCACTGCTGGTGGGACGGGTGCTCTCCGGACTGTCGGCTGGGTTGTTCACCGGCACCGCCACCGCCGCCGTCATCGAGGCGGCCCCGCCGGCTTGGCGGGACCGGGCCCCGGCGGTGGCCACCGTCGCCAATATCGGCGGCCTGGGTGCCGGGCCGGTGCTGGCCGGGGTGCTGGCGCAATACGCCCCGGCGCCGCTGCAGCTGACCTTCGTCGTGCACATCGTGCTCGCCGTGTTGGCGACGGTGGCGGTCCTGCTGGTTCCCGAAACCTCGAGCCGGACCGGAACCATTGGTTTCCAACGCCTTTCGGTGCCGCCCGAGGTGCGCTCGGTGTTCGTCCCCGCCGCGCTGGCCGCGTTCGCCGGATTCTCGGTCACCGGGCTGTTCACCTCGGTGGCACCGTCGTTTCTGGCCCATATCGTCGGTATCGACAACCACGCCCTGGCCGGCGTCATCGCCGGCTCGATCTTCGGGGCCTCGGCCGTCGCTCAGATCGCGGCGGCCCGGGTCGCCCCGCAGCGGGCGGTGGCACTCGGCTGCGCCATCCTGGCTGCCGGCATGGCGATTCTGGTTGTCGCCCTGGTGTTCTCTTCGCTGGCCGGCCTGGTCGCGGCGGCCGTGGTGTCCGGAGTCGGGCAGGGCATCAGCTTCAGCCGCGGACTGGCCGCCGTCGCCGAACGCACCCCCGCCGACCGGCGCGCCGAAGTCAGTTCCACCTACTTCGTGGTCGCCTACATCGCGATCTCGGTGCCGGTGATCAGCGAAGGCTTCGCCGCCCAGGCACTCGGCTTGCGCCACAGCGGCATCGCGTTCGCTATCGCTGTCGGCGTGCTGGCGCTGGGCTGCCTGGCCGCGATCCTGCGCCAGGAATCACGCTCCGGAAATCCCTCGGCGGCAACGCTTTCTGCAGACCGCAGCGGCTAA
- a CDS encoding DUF5302 domain-containing protein produces the protein MAESESEPQDDTKRKFREALERKKAKSAGSAGHQDGASKQPRAHGPVENRREFRRKSG, from the coding sequence ATGGCCGAGTCAGAGTCCGAACCGCAGGACGACACCAAGCGCAAGTTCCGCGAGGCACTGGAACGTAAGAAGGCGAAGTCGGCCGGCAGTGCCGGCCACCAGGACGGCGCCAGCAAGCAGCCGCGCGCCCACGGACCGGTGGAGAACCGTCGCGAGTTCCGCCGCAAGAGCGGTTAG
- a CDS encoding PPOX class F420-dependent oxidoreductase: MSRDVFDDKLLALIAGNSLGVLATIKRDGRPQLSNVTYHFDARDLTVEVSITEPRAKTRNLRRDPRASLLVAADDGWSYAVAEGDAVLSAPAAAPDDDTVEGLIALYRSVAGEHPDWDDYRRAMVTDRRVLLRLPITHLYGMPPGIR; this comes from the coding sequence ATGTCCCGTGACGTGTTCGACGACAAGCTGCTGGCGCTCATCGCGGGTAACTCGCTGGGCGTGCTGGCCACCATCAAGCGCGACGGGCGGCCCCAGTTGTCCAACGTGACCTATCACTTCGACGCGCGTGACCTCACGGTCGAGGTCTCGATCACCGAGCCGCGGGCCAAGACCCGCAACCTGCGTCGTGACCCGCGAGCATCGCTGCTGGTGGCCGCCGACGACGGCTGGTCGTATGCCGTCGCTGAGGGTGACGCCGTGCTCAGCGCGCCGGCGGCCGCGCCGGACGACGACACCGTCGAGGGGTTGATCGCGCTGTACCGCAGTGTCGCCGGCGAACACCCGGACTGGGACGACTACCGCCGGGCGATGGTCACCGACCGGCGGGTGCTGCTGCGGCTGCCGATCACCCACCTGTACGGGATGCCGCCGGGCATACGCTGA
- a CDS encoding DUF1697 domain-containing protein, with product MTRYAAFLRGVNVGGVTLKMADVAAALTEAGFGGVRTILASGNVVLDAPGSAAAVRTTAESALREAFGYEAWVLVYDLDTVRAIAQAYPFEPEVEGQHSYVTFVSDPAVLDELAAQADDAGPQEKIARGDGVLYWQVPKAATLDSTIGKTMGKKRYKSSTTTRNLRTLAKVLR from the coding sequence ATGACTCGCTACGCGGCTTTCCTGCGCGGGGTCAACGTCGGCGGCGTCACCCTGAAGATGGCCGACGTGGCAGCCGCATTGACCGAGGCCGGATTCGGCGGCGTGCGCACCATCCTCGCCAGCGGCAACGTCGTACTCGACGCGCCCGGCTCGGCGGCCGCGGTCCGAACCACAGCCGAATCGGCGCTGCGCGAAGCGTTCGGCTACGAGGCCTGGGTGCTGGTGTACGACCTCGACACCGTGCGCGCCATCGCCCAGGCCTACCCGTTCGAGCCCGAGGTCGAGGGGCAGCACTCCTATGTCACCTTCGTCAGCGACCCGGCGGTGCTCGACGAACTCGCCGCGCAGGCCGACGATGCCGGTCCGCAGGAGAAGATCGCCCGCGGCGACGGGGTGCTGTACTGGCAGGTGCCCAAGGCGGCGACCCTGGACTCCACCATCGGCAAGACGATGGGCAAGAAGCGCTACAAGTCCTCGACCACCACCCGCAACCTGCGCACGCTGGCCAAAGTCCTGCGCTGA
- a CDS encoding class I SAM-dependent methyltransferase, translating into MNQPVELTGVSETALLTLNGRAHQAGLPGAILHDPMAIELRDSIAFDYAKFGRKGQEMALRSLAVDSCAIDYLRAHPKATVVALAEGFQTSFWRLTEALPDSEFTWVSVDFAPVLEIRERLLPPDPRITNLAQSALDYSWMDQVDSSNGVFITAEGLLMYLQPHEAMELITQCAKRFPGGQMFFDLPPVMVKKLAPKGMRSSKHYRVPPMPFSLSVDQLADLVNTVPGVKAARDIPMPAGRGFFFEKVFPAIWGFHPARNLRGAYTVLEFG; encoded by the coding sequence ATGAACCAACCTGTCGAACTCACCGGCGTCTCCGAGACCGCACTGCTGACCCTCAACGGCCGCGCCCACCAGGCCGGCCTGCCCGGGGCGATCCTGCACGACCCGATGGCCATCGAACTGCGCGACTCCATCGCCTTCGACTACGCCAAATTCGGGCGCAAAGGCCAGGAAATGGCACTGCGATCGCTGGCGGTGGACAGCTGCGCCATCGACTACCTGCGCGCCCACCCGAAAGCCACCGTCGTCGCGCTGGCCGAGGGCTTCCAGACCAGCTTCTGGCGGCTGACCGAGGCCCTGCCCGACTCCGAGTTCACCTGGGTGTCGGTGGACTTCGCGCCGGTGCTCGAGATCCGCGAGCGCCTGCTGCCGCCGGACCCGCGGATCACCAACCTGGCGCAGTCCGCTCTGGACTACAGCTGGATGGATCAGGTGGACAGCAGCAACGGTGTGTTCATCACCGCCGAAGGGCTGCTGATGTACCTGCAGCCGCACGAGGCGATGGAGCTGATCACCCAGTGCGCCAAGCGTTTTCCCGGCGGCCAGATGTTCTTCGACCTGCCGCCGGTGATGGTCAAAAAGCTCGCCCCCAAGGGGATGCGCTCATCCAAGCACTACCGGGTGCCGCCGATGCCGTTCAGCCTGTCGGTGGACCAGCTGGCCGATCTGGTCAACACGGTGCCCGGCGTCAAGGCCGCACGCGACATTCCGATGCCCGCGGGCCGCGGCTTCTTCTTCGAGAAGGTGTTCCCGGCGATCTGGGGTTTTCACCCGGCCAGGAATCTGCGCGGCGCCTACACCGTGCTGGAATTCGGCTGA
- a CDS encoding GntR family transcriptional regulator gives MSELGEWLRLDSQATQPLFDQLRTQIIDGVRTGRLPPGTRLPTVRELAGQLELAVNTVARAYRELETAGIVETRGRFGTFVARADPADAAMAAAANAYAETARALGLGKPEALRYLDTAFG, from the coding sequence GTGTCGGAGTTGGGGGAGTGGCTGCGCCTGGATTCACAGGCCACCCAGCCGCTATTTGATCAGTTGAGGACCCAGATCATCGACGGTGTCCGCACCGGCCGGTTGCCACCGGGCACCCGGTTGCCCACGGTGCGCGAGTTGGCCGGGCAGCTGGAACTGGCCGTCAACACCGTCGCCCGTGCCTACCGGGAACTGGAGACGGCGGGAATCGTCGAAACCCGAGGACGGTTCGGGACGTTCGTGGCACGGGCCGATCCGGCTGATGCGGCCATGGCGGCCGCGGCCAACGCCTACGCCGAGACGGCCCGGGCGCTGGGTCTGGGCAAGCCCGAGGCGCTGCGCTACCTCGACACCGCCTTCGGGTGA
- a CDS encoding NAD-dependent deacylase has protein sequence MRIAVLSGAGISAESGVPTFRDDKNGLWAKYDPYELSSTEGWQSHPERVWAWYLWRHHLVAAVQPNNGHRAVAAWQDYADVTVVTQNVDDLHERAGSKPVHHLHGSLSEFWCDTCGSRYHGPLPDMPEPKLEKMPPTCECGGLIRPGIVWFGEQLPDAPWQASVEAVATADVLVVVGTSGIVYPAAGLPEVALARGAIVIEVNPEPTPLSDNATLTIRESASTALPTLLQRLPELLGS, from the coding sequence GTGCGTATCGCGGTGCTCAGCGGGGCGGGGATCTCTGCCGAAAGCGGTGTACCGACGTTCCGGGACGACAAGAACGGTTTGTGGGCCAAGTACGACCCCTACGAACTCTCCAGCACCGAGGGCTGGCAAAGCCACCCCGAACGGGTGTGGGCCTGGTATCTGTGGCGCCACCACCTCGTCGCCGCCGTGCAACCCAACAACGGCCACCGCGCCGTCGCCGCCTGGCAGGACTACGCCGACGTCACCGTCGTCACCCAGAACGTCGACGATCTGCACGAACGGGCCGGTAGCAAGCCGGTGCACCACCTGCACGGCAGCCTGTCCGAGTTCTGGTGCGACACCTGCGGTTCGCGCTACCACGGCCCGCTGCCCGATATGCCGGAGCCGAAGCTGGAGAAGATGCCGCCGACGTGTGAGTGCGGCGGGCTGATCCGGCCCGGCATCGTGTGGTTCGGCGAGCAGTTGCCCGATGCGCCCTGGCAGGCCTCGGTCGAGGCGGTGGCCACCGCAGACGTCCTGGTGGTGGTCGGCACCTCGGGCATCGTCTACCCCGCGGCGGGTCTGCCCGAGGTGGCGCTGGCTCGCGGCGCGATCGTCATCGAGGTCAATCCCGAACCCACACCGCTGTCGGACAACGCGACGCTCACGATCCGCGAGTCGGCCAGCACGGCGCTGCCCACCCTGCTGCAAAGGTTGCCCGAACTCCTAGGGAGCTAA
- a CDS encoding class I SAM-dependent methyltransferase, translated as MTAQTFDHPFFARFWTVMSAHESGVMKKMRTQNLAGLSGRVLEIGAGTGTNFEFYPATVTEVVALEPETRLAPHARAAAASAQVPITVIETTVETMPATEPFDAVVCSLVLCSVDNPDAVLRQLKSVLKPGGELRYFEHIAQPGWRGGLQRVADATIWPRMAGNCHTHRETERAIAGAGFAIQTARHEATFPAWVPLPVQEVALGRALAP; from the coding sequence ATGACGGCACAGACTTTCGACCACCCCTTCTTCGCAAGGTTCTGGACGGTGATGTCAGCCCACGAGTCGGGCGTGATGAAGAAGATGCGCACCCAGAACCTGGCCGGCCTGAGCGGGCGGGTGCTCGAGATCGGCGCGGGCACCGGAACCAACTTCGAGTTCTACCCCGCCACCGTCACCGAGGTCGTCGCCCTGGAGCCCGAAACCCGGCTGGCCCCGCACGCCAGGGCGGCCGCCGCTTCCGCGCAGGTTCCGATCACCGTGATCGAAACGACGGTCGAGACCATGCCCGCCACCGAGCCGTTCGACGCGGTGGTCTGCTCGCTGGTGCTGTGTTCGGTGGACAACCCGGATGCCGTTCTGCGCCAATTGAAGTCGGTACTCAAGCCGGGTGGTGAACTGCGCTACTTCGAGCACATCGCCCAGCCGGGCTGGCGTGGCGGGCTGCAGCGGGTGGCCGACGCGACGATCTGGCCGCGGATGGCAGGTAACTGCCACACCCACCGGGAGACCGAACGGGCGATCGCCGGCGCGGGCTTCGCCATCCAGACCGCCCGGCATGAGGCGACGTTCCCGGCGTGGGTGCCGCTGCCGGTGCAGGAAGTCGCGCTGGGCCGGGCGTTAGCTCCCTAG
- a CDS encoding MMPL family transporter produces the protein MLQKLAHLALRAPRRVIAVAAVVMVATAIFGVPVAMSLSAGGFGDPTSESSQASRLLSDKFGQSEQQLLLTVTAPDGATGASARAVATGIVDQLSASPYVLRISSAWTSPPAAAGELLSRDGKTGLIVAVLDGGENNAQKYATALVKQIGNGKDGVTVRAGGTAMIYSQITKQTERDLLMMESIAVPLSFLVLIWVFGGLVAAALPIAVGLMAIFGAMSVLRLITFVTDVSIFGLNLATALGLALAIDYTLLILSRYRDELAGGADRDSALLRTMATAGRTVLFSAVTVALSMSVLILFPMYFLKSFAYAGVATVAFAAAAAVIVTPAAIVLLGDRLDALDIRRLLRRIFKRPEPVDKPLELHFWYRSTKFVMRRAIPIGTAIVALLVLLGVPFLHIQFGNPDDRVLPKSASTHQVGDQLRNDFASDFSTAVSMVIPDADGIAPVEMERYAADLSRVPDVALVSAPTATFVNGNKVGPASAPSGIAEGSAYLTVRSTTPLFSDASKIQLDRLHAVPEPAGRDVLITGGAQVNRDNVNAIISRVPLVLGLIAVITFALLFLLTGSVVLPLKALVLNVLSLSAAFGALVWIFQEGHLGAFGTTPTGTMEANMPVLLFCIAFGISMDYEVFLVARIREYWLSSNRTREDNDESVALGLARTGRVVTAAALIMAIAFAALIAAQVSFMRVFGVGLTLAVLVDATLVRMALLPAFMHVMGRWNWWAPKPLVRLHERFGFSEAPPEPVPAAVGVRGGG, from the coding sequence GTGCTGCAAAAACTGGCGCACCTCGCTCTCCGCGCGCCCCGGCGGGTCATCGCTGTGGCGGCCGTCGTCATGGTCGCCACCGCGATCTTCGGCGTTCCGGTTGCGATGAGCCTGTCCGCCGGCGGCTTCGGAGACCCCACCTCGGAGTCCAGCCAGGCATCGCGGCTGCTCAGCGACAAATTCGGGCAGAGCGAGCAGCAGTTGCTGTTGACCGTCACCGCCCCCGACGGCGCCACCGGAGCGTCCGCCCGCGCGGTGGCCACCGGCATCGTCGACCAGCTCTCGGCCTCGCCCTACGTGCTGCGCATCAGTTCCGCGTGGACCTCGCCGCCGGCGGCGGCCGGTGAGCTGCTCAGCCGCGACGGCAAGACCGGCCTGATCGTCGCCGTGCTGGACGGCGGGGAGAACAACGCCCAGAAGTACGCCACCGCCCTGGTCAAGCAGATCGGCAACGGTAAGGACGGCGTGACGGTGCGGGCCGGCGGCACCGCGATGATCTACTCCCAGATCACCAAGCAGACCGAGCGCGACCTGTTGATGATGGAGTCGATCGCGGTTCCGCTGAGCTTCCTCGTGCTGATCTGGGTGTTCGGCGGCCTGGTGGCCGCGGCCCTGCCGATTGCCGTCGGGCTGATGGCGATCTTCGGCGCGATGTCGGTGCTGCGGCTCATCACGTTCGTCACCGACGTGTCGATCTTCGGGCTGAACCTGGCCACCGCGCTGGGTCTTGCGCTGGCGATCGACTACACGCTGCTGATCCTGAGCCGCTACCGCGACGAGCTCGCCGGCGGCGCCGACCGGGACAGCGCCCTGCTGCGCACCATGGCCACCGCCGGTCGCACCGTGCTGTTCTCGGCCGTCACTGTCGCGTTGTCGATGTCGGTGCTGATCCTGTTCCCGATGTACTTCCTGAAGTCCTTCGCCTACGCCGGCGTGGCCACCGTCGCCTTCGCCGCCGCCGCGGCGGTGATCGTCACTCCCGCCGCCATCGTGCTGCTCGGTGACCGGCTCGACGCTCTGGACATCCGCCGGCTGCTGCGCCGGATCTTCAAGCGGCCCGAGCCCGTCGACAAGCCGCTGGAACTCCACTTCTGGTACCGCTCAACGAAATTCGTGATGCGTCGCGCGATCCCGATCGGCACCGCCATCGTCGCGCTGCTGGTTCTGCTCGGCGTCCCGTTCCTGCACATCCAGTTCGGCAATCCCGATGACCGGGTGCTGCCCAAGAGCGCGTCCACCCATCAGGTCGGCGATCAGCTGCGCAACGACTTCGCCAGTGATTTCTCCACCGCGGTGTCCATGGTGATCCCCGACGCCGACGGCATCGCCCCGGTGGAGATGGAACGCTACGCCGCCGACCTGTCACGGGTACCGGATGTGGCGCTGGTATCGGCGCCGACCGCGACGTTCGTCAACGGCAACAAGGTGGGCCCGGCCTCGGCGCCCTCAGGTATCGCCGAGGGCAGCGCGTATCTCACCGTGCGCAGCACCACCCCGTTGTTCTCCGATGCCTCCAAGATCCAGCTCGACCGGCTGCACGCCGTGCCGGAGCCGGCCGGACGCGACGTGCTGATCACCGGCGGCGCACAGGTCAACCGCGACAACGTCAACGCCATCATCTCGCGGGTGCCGCTGGTGCTCGGGCTGATCGCGGTCATCACGTTCGCGTTGCTGTTCCTGCTCACCGGCAGCGTGGTGTTGCCGCTGAAAGCCTTGGTGCTCAACGTGTTATCGCTGTCGGCGGCCTTCGGTGCGCTGGTGTGGATCTTCCAGGAGGGCCATCTCGGCGCCTTCGGCACCACCCCCACCGGGACCATGGAAGCCAACATGCCGGTGCTGTTGTTCTGCATCGCCTTCGGCATCTCGATGGACTACGAGGTGTTCCTGGTGGCCCGGATCCGGGAGTACTGGCTGTCCTCCAATCGGACCCGGGAGGACAACGACGAGAGCGTCGCGCTCGGGCTGGCCCGCACTGGGCGGGTGGTCACCGCCGCCGCGCTCATCATGGCCATCGCCTTCGCCGCGCTGATCGCCGCCCAGGTGTCGTTCATGCGGGTATTCGGGGTGGGGCTGACCCTGGCCGTCCTGGTCGACGCCACCCTGGTGCGGATGGCGCTGTTGCCGGCGTTCATGCACGTGATGGGTCGGTGGAACTGGTGGGCGCCCAAACCGCTGGTCCGACTGCACGAGCGCTTCGGCTTCAGCGAGGCCCCACCGGAGCCGGTGCCCGCCGCCGTCGGGGTCCGCGGCGGCGGATAG
- a CDS encoding NAD(P)H-dependent flavin oxidoreductase, which yields MALTTKFTEVFGVEHPIAQGGMQWVGRAELVAAVANAGGLGFITALTQPTPADLAREIDKTRDLTDKPFGVNLTILPSINPPPYDEYRQVIVNSGVKIVETAGSNPAPHLPMFHDNGIKVLHKCTSVRHGVKAQSLGVDGISIDGFECAGHPGEDDVPGLVLIPAAAKEIEIPMIASGGFGDARGLVAALALGADGINMGTRFMCTVESCIHENVKQAIVDGDERGTELIFRSLHNTARVASNVVSREVVEILKGGGQFEDVKDLVAGVRGRKVFDEGDLDAGIWTVGTVMGLIHDIPTCEELISRIVSEAEDLITGRLAGMVTPGQNAKLPA from the coding sequence ATGGCGCTCACGACGAAGTTCACCGAGGTCTTCGGTGTCGAGCATCCGATTGCTCAGGGCGGTATGCAGTGGGTCGGCCGTGCCGAACTCGTTGCGGCGGTGGCTAATGCGGGTGGGCTGGGGTTCATCACGGCGTTGACGCAGCCGACCCCGGCCGATCTGGCGCGCGAGATCGACAAGACCCGCGATCTCACCGACAAGCCGTTCGGGGTCAACCTGACGATCCTGCCGTCGATCAACCCGCCGCCCTATGACGAGTACCGCCAGGTGATCGTCAACTCCGGTGTCAAGATCGTCGAGACCGCCGGCTCCAACCCGGCGCCGCACCTGCCAATGTTCCACGACAACGGCATCAAGGTGCTGCACAAGTGCACCTCGGTGCGCCACGGCGTCAAGGCCCAGAGCCTGGGTGTCGACGGCATCAGCATCGACGGCTTCGAATGCGCCGGGCATCCCGGTGAGGACGATGTGCCGGGTCTGGTGCTGATCCCGGCGGCGGCCAAAGAGATCGAGATCCCGATGATCGCCTCCGGCGGTTTCGGGGATGCCCGCGGTCTGGTGGCAGCGCTCGCGCTGGGGGCTGATGGCATCAACATGGGCACCCGGTTTATGTGCACGGTGGAGTCCTGCATTCATGAGAACGTCAAGCAGGCGATTGTCGACGGCGATGAGCGTGGCACCGAGCTGATCTTCCGCAGCCTGCACAACACCGCCCGGGTGGCCTCCAACGTGGTCTCCCGTGAGGTCGTCGAGATCCTCAAGGGTGGCGGGCAGTTCGAGGACGTCAAGGATCTGGTGGCCGGTGTGCGCGGCCGGAAGGTCTTCGACGAGGGTGACCTCGACGCCGGGATCTGGACCGTCGGCACCGTGATGGGCCTGATCCACGACATCCCGACCTGCGAGGAACTCATCAGCCGCATCGTCTCCGAGGCTGAGGACCTCATCACCGGCCGGCTGGCCGGAATGGTTACCCCCGGCCAGAACGCAAAATTGCCCGCCTGA
- a CDS encoding 3-hydroxyacyl-CoA dehydrogenase, with amino-acid sequence MLIKDSVAVVTGGASGLGLATTKRLLDAGASVVVIDLKGEEVVAGLGDRAKFVAANVTDEAAVTEALDIAESLGPVRINVNCAGIGNAIKTLGKDGPFPLDGFRKVVEVNLIGTFNVLRLAAERIAKTEPIGEERGVIINTASVAAFDGQIGQAAYSASKGGVVGMTLPIARDLSRSLIRVVTIAPGLFKTPLLGSLPEEAQKSLGQQVPHPARLGDPDEYGALAVHIVENAMLNGEVIRLDGAIRMAPR; translated from the coding sequence GTGCTGATCAAGGACTCGGTAGCTGTCGTGACCGGCGGCGCCTCAGGCTTGGGCCTGGCCACCACCAAGAGGCTGCTCGACGCCGGCGCGTCGGTGGTCGTCATCGACCTCAAGGGCGAAGAGGTCGTGGCCGGACTCGGTGACCGCGCGAAGTTCGTCGCGGCCAACGTCACCGACGAAGCGGCCGTGACCGAGGCGCTCGACATCGCCGAGTCGCTGGGCCCGGTGCGGATCAACGTCAACTGTGCCGGCATCGGCAACGCCATCAAGACCCTGGGCAAGGACGGGCCGTTCCCGCTGGACGGTTTCCGCAAGGTCGTCGAGGTCAACCTCATCGGCACCTTTAACGTGCTGCGCCTGGCTGCCGAGCGCATCGCCAAGACCGAGCCGATCGGCGAAGAGCGCGGCGTCATCATCAACACGGCCTCGGTCGCGGCGTTCGACGGCCAGATCGGGCAGGCCGCCTACTCCGCGTCCAAGGGCGGCGTGGTCGGCATGACCCTGCCCATCGCCCGCGACCTGTCGCGCAGCCTGATCCGCGTGGTCACGATCGCCCCCGGCCTGTTCAAGACGCCGTTGCTGGGCTCGCTGCCCGAAGAGGCACAGAAGTCACTCGGCCAGCAGGTGCCGCACCCGGCGCGCCTGGGCGATCCCGACGAGTACGGCGCGCTGGCCGTGCACATCGTCGAGAACGCAATGCTCAACGGCGAGGTCATCCGCCTCGACGGCGCCATCCGCATGGCCCCGCGGTAG
- a CDS encoding CaiB/BaiF CoA transferase family protein yields MAGPLQGLRVVELAGIGPGPHAAMILGDLGADVVRIERPGKGPGIPTTASNDYLLRNRRSVAANLKGDEDRELVLRLIAKADVLIEGYRPGVTERLGLGPEDCAKVNDRLIYARMTGWGQTGPRSQQAGHDINYISLNGVLHAVGRVNERPVPPLNLVGDFGGGSMFLLVGILAALWERERSGKGQVVDAAMVDGSSVLATMMWAFRHMGMWGDTRGTNMLDTGAPYYDTYECADGRHVAVGSIEPQFYAELIGKLGLDSADLPDQNDITRWPELRAILTAKFAEHDRDHWAEVFAGSDACVTPVLSFGEVETEAHNTERDTFYSENGSLFPAPAPRFSRTSPDKPREPGVPGADTEAVLRDWV; encoded by the coding sequence ATGGCAGGACCACTTCAGGGTTTGCGAGTCGTCGAGTTGGCGGGCATCGGTCCGGGTCCGCACGCCGCGATGATCCTCGGGGACCTTGGCGCCGACGTGGTCCGCATCGAACGGCCGGGCAAGGGGCCGGGTATCCCGACCACGGCCAGCAATGACTACCTGTTGCGCAACCGCCGTTCGGTGGCCGCCAACCTCAAGGGCGACGAGGACCGCGAGCTGGTTCTGCGGCTGATCGCCAAGGCCGACGTCCTCATCGAGGGCTACCGGCCGGGTGTCACCGAACGCCTCGGGCTGGGCCCGGAGGATTGCGCCAAGGTCAACGACCGCCTGATCTACGCCCGCATGACCGGCTGGGGCCAGACCGGCCCGCGCAGCCAGCAGGCCGGCCACGACATCAACTACATCTCGCTCAACGGTGTGCTGCACGCCGTCGGCCGGGTCAACGAGCGCCCGGTTCCGCCGTTGAACCTCGTCGGCGACTTCGGTGGCGGGTCGATGTTCCTGCTCGTCGGGATCCTGGCCGCACTCTGGGAGCGCGAGCGCTCCGGCAAGGGCCAGGTGGTCGACGCCGCGATGGTCGACGGCTCGAGCGTGCTGGCCACCATGATGTGGGCCTTCCGCCACATGGGGATGTGGGGCGACACCCGCGGCACCAACATGCTCGACACCGGCGCCCCCTACTACGACACCTACGAGTGCGCCGACGGCCGCCACGTCGCGGTGGGCTCGATCGAGCCGCAGTTCTACGCCGAACTGATCGGCAAGCTCGGCCTGGACTCGGCGGATCTGCCCGACCAGAACGACATCACCCGCTGGCCCGAGTTGCGTGCCATCCTCACCGCGAAGTTCGCCGAGCATGACCGCGACCACTGGGCTGAGGTGTTCGCCGGCAGCGACGCTTGCGTCACCCCGGTGCTGTCGTTCGGCGAAGTCGAGACCGAGGCGCACAACACTGAGCGCGACACCTTCTACAGCGAGAACGGCTCGCTGTTCCCCGCCCCCGCCCCGCGGTTCTCCCGCACGTCGCCCGACAAGCCCCGCGAGCCCGGTGTACCGGGAGCCGACACCGAGGCCGTTCTCCGCGACTGGGTATAG